The following are from one region of the Paenibacillus sp. JZ16 genome:
- the eno gene encoding phosphopyruvate hydratase, producing the protein MTIISDVYAREVLDSRGNPTVEVEVYLESGAIGRAIVPSGASTGVHEAVELRDDDKSRYLGKGVLKAVENVNEIIAPEVIGMDALDQLGIDKLMIALDGTPNKGKLGANAILAVSMAVARAAADALDLPLYVYLGGFNAKQLPVPMMNIVNGGAHADNNVDVQEFMVLPVGAPSFKEALRMGAEIFHNLKSVLKGKGLNTAVGDEGGFAPNFTSNEDALSSIIEAIEKAGYKPGEDVLLGMDVASTEFFKDGKYVLEGEGKSFTPAEFVDLLASWVDKYPIVTIEDGCSEDDWEGWKLLTEKLGNKIQLVGDDLFVTNTERLEKGINEGIGNSILIKVNQIGTLTETFDAIEMAKRAGYTAVISHRSGESEDSTIADIAVATNAGQIKTGAPSRTDRVAKYNQLLRIEDQLGELAQYNGLKSFYNLKRK; encoded by the coding sequence ATGACTATTATTTCTGATGTATATGCACGCGAAGTCCTTGACTCCCGTGGCAATCCAACCGTAGAGGTTGAAGTATACCTGGAATCCGGTGCAATCGGTCGCGCGATCGTTCCATCCGGTGCTTCCACTGGCGTTCACGAAGCCGTTGAGCTTCGCGACGACGACAAATCCCGTTACCTGGGCAAAGGCGTTCTGAAAGCTGTTGAGAACGTGAACGAAATCATCGCACCTGAAGTGATTGGCATGGACGCTCTGGACCAGCTTGGCATCGATAAACTGATGATCGCTTTGGACGGTACGCCGAACAAAGGCAAATTGGGTGCGAACGCAATTCTGGCCGTATCCATGGCTGTAGCTCGCGCTGCTGCTGATGCATTGGATCTTCCACTGTATGTTTACCTTGGCGGATTCAACGCAAAACAACTTCCAGTACCTATGATGAACATCGTTAACGGTGGCGCTCACGCGGACAACAACGTTGACGTTCAAGAGTTCATGGTATTGCCTGTTGGCGCACCTAGCTTCAAAGAAGCGCTTCGCATGGGCGCTGAAATCTTCCACAACCTGAAATCCGTTCTGAAGGGCAAAGGCCTGAACACAGCGGTTGGCGACGAAGGCGGCTTCGCTCCTAACTTCACGTCTAACGAAGATGCACTGTCTTCCATCATCGAAGCGATCGAAAAAGCCGGCTACAAGCCAGGTGAAGATGTATTGCTGGGTATGGACGTTGCTTCCACCGAGTTCTTCAAAGATGGCAAGTATGTTCTGGAAGGCGAAGGCAAATCCTTCACGCCGGCAGAATTCGTGGACTTGCTCGCTTCTTGGGTAGACAAATACCCAATCGTAACCATCGAAGACGGATGCTCCGAGGACGATTGGGAAGGTTGGAAATTGCTCACCGAGAAATTGGGTAACAAAATTCAACTCGTGGGTGACGACCTGTTCGTTACCAACACCGAGCGTCTGGAAAAAGGTATCAACGAAGGCATCGGTAACTCCATCCTGATCAAAGTAAACCAAATCGGTACATTGACTGAAACGTTCGATGCGATCGAAATGGCAAAACGCGCAGGATACACGGCTGTCATCTCCCACCGTTCCGGTGAGTCCGAGGACAGCACGATCGCTGATATCGCGGTGGCTACTAATGCTGGTCAGATCAAAACGGGTGCTCCTTCCCGTACGGACCGTGTGGCGAAATACAACCAATTGCTTCGTATCGAAG